The Jiangella sp. DSM 45060 genome contains the following window.
GCGCGACCTGACGTCCGCGGCGGCCGGCGCGACCTGCTGGCCGCTCGTGCGCCGGCTGCCGGTCGCCGCCATCGTCGCCGGGGCGACGGCGCTGCAGGTGGCCGCCGTGGTGGTGATGCTGGCCGGCGGGTTCGGCATCGCCGGCCTGGCCGCCGCGTCGGTGCTGTCGGGCGCCGCGGTCGCCGTCGGCATCGCCTGCGCGAACGTGGTCGCGACCAGCGCGTCGTGGGCGGCGCCGGAGCGGATCCCGGTGCGGCTGGCGGCGAGCCAGTACCTCACCGGCCTGCCGATCACGGCCGCGTCGATCCTCCTGGTGGTGGCGCTGGACGGCCTCGGCGCGACGACGGCACTGGTGCTGACGGCGGCGGCGACGGTGCTCGCCGGCGCGGCGGCCGCCGGGCGGCTGGTGGCCGGGGCTCGTCAGCCGCCCGCCTCGCCCGCCGGGTGAGTGGCCACCGCGAGCCACAGCTGCATCCGCCCCGCGGTGGCGGACAGGTCGAGGCCGGTGAGCCGCTCGATCTGCGCCACCCGGTATTTCACGGTGTTGCGGTGCACGACCAGCGTCTCGGCGGCGCGCGCGATGGAGAAGTCCTCGTCGATCAGCACCCGCACGGTCCCCATGAGGTTGGCCGGGGTGCGCTGGTCGGCCTCGATCAGCGGCTGCAGGCACTCCCGGGCCAGCTCCGCCATCGCCGGCTGCTCCTGCGCCATGAGCAGCCCGGACAGGCTCAGCGCGCGGCGCGGGTTGACGCCAGGGCCGCGGCTGAGGCCCTCGCGGGCCTCGAGGTAGCTGGTGCGCAGCCCGTCGGCGCCGGGCAGCGTGGTGCCGGCGCCGACGTGGGGCGTGCCGCCTAGGGCGACGAGGTGGGCGTGCAGCATGCGGGCGTACTCGTCCGGGTCGCCGCTCTCCGGCACCACCAGGCACAGCGCGCCGTCGACGTGGGCGGACAGGCCGACGTTCTCGGCGCGGTCGATGGGCAGCGGGAGCACCTGACGGGACAGGTCGCGCCGCGGGTCGGCGAACCGGCCCAGCACGACGGCGTGCGGCTCGGCGGCCACCACGCCGTGCCGGGCCAGCCGCCGCTCCGCCTCCGGCTGCGACAGCGCACGCCGGACGATGTCCTCGATGACCTGGCCGGCCAGCTCGCGCCGGCCGCTCAGCTCGGCCGCGTGCCGGGCCAGCTCCAGGCCGATCAGCCCGACGGCGAAGTGCAGCATGTCGGCGGAATCCGGCGGCTCGGGCGTGATCAGGTAGCCGGCCGGCACGCCGCCGGCCGTGATCGGCGTCCGGGTCTCGCCGCCGCGCGGCCGGGCACCCAGGTGGTGCGCGTCGTACGGGGTGGCGACGGCGTGCGCGGGCGGGTACTGCGCGATGATCCCGCCCTGCGGGTCGACGACGCGGACGTGCTGGCCGAGGCTGCGCGACAGCGCGGCGACGGTCGCCTGGACGCTGCCGGTCGACAGCACGGTCTCCAGCAGGACGGTCTGCGCCTGGGCCTGCCGGCTGGCGGTCAGGCAGTCGGCGCGGTGGATCACCTGGTCGGCGACGTACCGGCTGATGGCCGCGAACGGCGTGCCGGCGGCGACGGTGAGCACGGCCAGGCCGGCGTCGGCGGCGGCGGACACGACCGGGGGAGGCACGGCGCGGAGCGGGCCGTCCAGCCCGAAGCCGACGCACGAGGCGCCGGCGCTCCCGACGCGGTGGACGAAGGTGACCTGGTCGGCGACGGTGCGCAGCCGGCGGCCGCGGGTCAGCACCAGCGAGCCCCGCACCACGTGCGGCGTGGGGTCGGCCTGCTCGGTCTCGGTGACCCAGGTGACGCTCGCGTCGGTGTCGTCCGGGCCGAGCAGCCGCAGGCCTAGCCCGGCGGCGGCAAGGTCCGACGCGGTGCAGGAGCGGGTGTGCGGCGCCGCTGCGTGCGGCCGCGTCAGCGGGAGGGCGGAGATGGTCACGTCACTCCCGGCAGCTCGGAGCGGCCCGGCCCGGCGACCGCCGCGGCTCGGTACTCTCGGGCGTCGCGACGCCGGCGCCGGGCTGGATGCGGGTCACCGTCATGATGGCTGCCTCCTTGGGCCGATTGACATCGACCGACCTAATGGCACGGAGTATTGACGTCCTGACGCTAGGATGCAAGGGATGTTTGCTGATTTTCTTGAAGTGACACGTGATCATGCGTGGCGTGCCGAGGGGTGACTTCGCTCTGATGGACGAGAAGGACCACGAGATCTTCCAGTGCCTGCGTGACGACGGGCGCAGCCCCGCCGCGCGCATCGGCGAGGAGGTCGGGCTGTCGGCCGACGCCGTCCGTGCCCGCATCGCGAAGCTGACCGACGACGGCGTGCTGCGCATCATCGGCGTCGTCGATCCGAGCAGCCTGGGGTACTTCTGCCTCGGCACGCTCGGGCTGGACTACCGCGGCGACGTCGCCGAGCTGGTCGAGACGCTGCGGTCGCTGAGCTTCGTCACGTTCGTCGCCCTCACGCTCGGTGAGCACAACGTCATCTGTGAGATCGCCGCCACCGACGACGCCGAGCTGCTGGAGCACGCGACCTCGGTCGTCGGCCGGATCCCCGGTGTGCGCGGGCTGGAGATGTGGCGCCTGGTCGACGTCCTCAAGTGGGAGGGCGAGGGGCGGCCGGAGTCCACCCAGGCCGGCGCCCGGCGCAGCTACGACGGCCTCGACGGCGACCTGCTGCGGCTGCTGGTGCGCGACCCGCGGATGACGTTCCGCACCCTCGCCGAGCAGATCGGCCAGCCGTACTCGCTGGTGCGCCGGCGCGCCCAGACGCTGTTCGACGACGGCGTCATCCGGGCGTCCGCGGTGCTCGACCGAAGCTCCGCGCACGCCGGCACCATGGGCATGCTGGGCCTGACGCTCACCGGCCCGCACATCGGCGCGGCACTGGAGTTCGCTGTCGCGCAGCCGAAGATCAGCATCGCCGTACGCGCCGTCGGCCGCTTCTCGGCCACCCTCGAAGTGGTCTGCGACACCCCCGCTGAGCTGGTCGCACTCGCCGACCGGGTGAGCGAGCTGCCCGCGGTCAGCGCGGTGTCGACGTACCTCTACGCACGCAGCCCGGTGTTGCCGATGCCCTGGCTGTTCCGCCGAGCGCCCCAGGGCTGATCTTTTTCGGCACTCCGTGCCGAAACCTTGACGACCCGCTGGGGCTCTGGCAGCATCACCGGTCATGCGGTCAGACCAGCAGACCTTCAGGCCAGTGCGCGGCGTCCATCGGCGCTATCTGCAAGTGGCGTTCCAGATCCTCCAGGCCATCGGCTCCGGCCAGACGCCGCTCGGCTCGCGGCTGCCCTCCGACCGCGACCTCGCCGAGCTGATGGGCGTCAGCCGGCTGACCGTCCGGGAGGCGGTGCTGGCGCTCGAGGTCGTCGGCATCCTGCAGGTGCGCTCCGGCGACGGCACCTACGTCGCACACGACGGCACCCGCTCCTCGGCGATGGGCGAGCTGCTCACCGGCGCCTCGTTCCAGGTGCCGACGGCGGAAGTGCTCGAGGCGCGGCTCGCGGTCGAGCCGGTGGCGGTCGCGTTCACGGCGCAGCGGATCACCGAGGCGGAGGCGGCCGAGATCGAGGAGCTGATCGACCGCGCCGCCGGCCTGGCCGAGGACGTCGACGGTCTCGGTGACTTCGTCAGCCTCGGCCTGGAGTTCCACGCGCTGCTGCTCCAGCGCTGCCGCAACGCCCACCTCGCGGCGTTCACGACCGCGCTCGTCGACCTCGACGAGCACCCGCTGTGGACGCTGCTCAACGCCCAGGCCGTGCAGTCCGTCGAGGCCCGCCACCAGCAGGTCGACGAGCACCGCGAGATCCTGCGCGCCGTCCGCGAGCACGACGCCGACCGCGCGTCGGCGCTGATCACCACCCACCTGGAGCACCTGCGCGACCAGGTGTACCGGCTCAGCTCCACGTTCGCGCCACAGTCCCAGCCCCGCCAGTAGAAGAGAGGCAGACGCGATGACCCAGCAAGCCACGCCCGACCGGACGCTTCCGTTGCCGGGCGACACCCTGGTCGGCCTCTACCGCACGATGGCCCTGATCAGAGCGTTCGAAGAGCGCGTGCACGAGCTGTTCACCGAGGGTGAGCTGCCCGGCTTCCTGCACCTGTGCTCCGGCCAGGAGGCGGTCGCCGCCGGTGTGATCGCGCACCTGGAGCGCGCGGACATGATCACCTCGGCGCACCGCAACCACGGGCACGCGCTGGCCAAGGGCGTCGATGTGACGGCCATGATGATCGAGCTGTACGGCCGCGCCGGCGGCTCGAACTCCGGCAAGGGCGGCTCGATGCACCTCGCCGACCCCGCCGTCGGCCACCTCGCCAGCGGCGGCATCGTCGGGGCCAGCGCGCCGCTCGCGCTCGGCCCGGCGCAGGCGGCCAAGCTGGCCGGCACCGGAGCGGTCGCGGTCGCGTTCTTCGGCGACGGCGGGGCACAGCAGGGCACGGTGCTGGAGGCGATGAACCTCGCCGCCGTGTGGCGGCTGCCGGTCGTCTTCGTCTGCGAGAACAACCTGTTCGGCCAGGCCACCACCGTCGAGTACGCCTCCGCGGCCGCGCCGTTCGCGCGGGCCGAGGGGTTCGGCCTGCCATCCGAGCGGGTCGACGGGCAGGACGTGGTGGCGGTGCACCAGGCGGCCGGCCGCGCCGTCGAGCGCGCCCGCGCCGGCGACGGCCCGTCCTACCTGGAGTGCCTGACCTACAGCTACCACGGCGCCTGGGAGGGCGAGCCGAAGCGGTCCTACCGCCGGCCCGAGGTGGAGTCCGACTTCCGCCGCCGCGACCCGCTCCGGCTGCTCGACGACGTGCTCACCGCGGCCCAGCCTGACTGGCTCGACGTCCGGGACCGGGTCGACGACGAGGTCGCCGAGCAGGTGGACGGCGCCGTCGAGGCCGGTCGCGCCGCGCCCTACCCCGACCCGTCGACGGTGCTCACCGGCGTGTACGCCGACCCGAACGTCGTCATCGACCGCGACGGCCTGGCCGTCCGCTGATCGTCAGCAGAGAGGACCGAGGATGAAGACCCTGTCGTTCGCCGACGCGATCAACGAGGCGCTGCGGCTGGAGATGACCCGCGACCCGCGGGTGCTGGTGACCGGCGAGGACGTGTCCGGTGGCGCCACGATCCCGGGATTCGAGCGGGCCGACGCGTGGGGCGGCGTCTTCGGCGTCACCCGCGGCCTGGTCGCCGAGTTCGGCCGGGACCGCGTCATCGACACGCCGATCTCCGAGTCCGCGTTCATCGGCGCCGCCATCGGCGCCGCCGCCGCGGGCTACCGCACCGTGACCGAGCTGCAGTTCCTCGACTTCATGGGCGTCTGCCTGGACCAGATCATCAACCAGGCGGCGAAGCTGCGCTACGCCCGCGGCGACCGCGCGCCGGGCGTCCCCATCGTCATCCGCGCGATGATCGGCGCCGGCTCGCGCGCCGGCAGCACGCAGTCGCAGAGCCACTACTCGTCGGTCGCGCACTTCCCGGGCCTCAAGGTCGTCGTCCCGGCCACGCCGGCCGACGCCAAGGGCCTGATGATCGCGGCCATCCGCGACGAGGACCCGGTGCTGTTCCTGGAGAACAAGGCGCTCTACGAGACCAAGGGA
Protein-coding sequences here:
- a CDS encoding thiamine pyrophosphate-dependent dehydrogenase E1 component subunit alpha, whose product is MTQQATPDRTLPLPGDTLVGLYRTMALIRAFEERVHELFTEGELPGFLHLCSGQEAVAAGVIAHLERADMITSAHRNHGHALAKGVDVTAMMIELYGRAGGSNSGKGGSMHLADPAVGHLASGGIVGASAPLALGPAQAAKLAGTGAVAVAFFGDGGAQQGTVLEAMNLAAVWRLPVVFVCENNLFGQATTVEYASAAAPFARAEGFGLPSERVDGQDVVAVHQAAGRAVERARAGDGPSYLECLTYSYHGAWEGEPKRSYRRPEVESDFRRRDPLRLLDDVLTAAQPDWLDVRDRVDDEVAEQVDGAVEAGRAAPYPDPSTVLTGVYADPNVVIDRDGLAVR
- a CDS encoding FadR/GntR family transcriptional regulator — its product is MRGVHRRYLQVAFQILQAIGSGQTPLGSRLPSDRDLAELMGVSRLTVREAVLALEVVGILQVRSGDGTYVAHDGTRSSAMGELLTGASFQVPTAEVLEARLAVEPVAVAFTAQRITEAEAAEIEELIDRAAGLAEDVDGLGDFVSLGLEFHALLLQRCRNAHLAAFTTALVDLDEHPLWTLLNAQAVQSVEARHQQVDEHREILRAVREHDADRASALITTHLEHLRDQVYRLSSTFAPQSQPRQ
- a CDS encoding PucR family transcriptional regulator is translated as MTISALPLTRPHAAAPHTRSCTASDLAAAGLGLRLLGPDDTDASVTWVTETEQADPTPHVVRGSLVLTRGRRLRTVADQVTFVHRVGSAGASCVGFGLDGPLRAVPPPVVSAAADAGLAVLTVAAGTPFAAISRYVADQVIHRADCLTASRQAQAQTVLLETVLSTGSVQATVAALSRSLGQHVRVVDPQGGIIAQYPPAHAVATPYDAHHLGARPRGGETRTPITAGGVPAGYLITPEPPDSADMLHFAVGLIGLELARHAAELSGRRELAGQVIEDIVRRALSQPEAERRLARHGVVAAEPHAVVLGRFADPRRDLSRQVLPLPIDRAENVGLSAHVDGALCLVVPESGDPDEYARMLHAHLVALGGTPHVGAGTTLPGADGLRTSYLEAREGLSRGPGVNPRRALSLSGLLMAQEQPAMAELARECLQPLIEADQRTPANLMGTVRVLIDEDFSIARAAETLVVHRNTVKYRVAQIERLTGLDLSATAGRMQLWLAVATHPAGEAGG
- a CDS encoding Lrp/AsnC family transcriptional regulator → MPRGDFALMDEKDHEIFQCLRDDGRSPAARIGEEVGLSADAVRARIAKLTDDGVLRIIGVVDPSSLGYFCLGTLGLDYRGDVAELVETLRSLSFVTFVALTLGEHNVICEIAATDDAELLEHATSVVGRIPGVRGLEMWRLVDVLKWEGEGRPESTQAGARRSYDGLDGDLLRLLVRDPRMTFRTLAEQIGQPYSLVRRRAQTLFDDGVIRASAVLDRSSAHAGTMGMLGLTLTGPHIGAALEFAVAQPKISIAVRAVGRFSATLEVVCDTPAELVALADRVSELPAVSAVSTYLYARSPVLPMPWLFRRAPQG
- a CDS encoding alpha-ketoacid dehydrogenase subunit beta codes for the protein MKTLSFADAINEALRLEMTRDPRVLVTGEDVSGGATIPGFERADAWGGVFGVTRGLVAEFGRDRVIDTPISESAFIGAAIGAAAAGYRTVTELQFLDFMGVCLDQIINQAAKLRYARGDRAPGVPIVIRAMIGAGSRAGSTQSQSHYSSVAHFPGLKVVVPATPADAKGLMIAAIRDEDPVLFLENKALYETKGPVPEGDEPVPIGRARVAREGGDVTIVTIARMLSVAEKAAKELSERGIEAEIIDVRTVAPLDLTTILESVERTGRLVVVDEDTPRCSVASDIVALVSSRAFDWLTAAPRMVTPPHTPVPFAPVLEDAYIPSPERVVEAVLATAGQEVAA